Below is a genomic region from Delftia tsuruhatensis.
CTGGCGCGCCAGATGGCCCACTTCGTCCAGGTGGCGCGCGGACAGGCCGCGCCCCTTGTCAGCGTGCACGACGGCTTGCGTAACCTGCAGATCACCGAAGCCATCGCCGAGGCGGCGCGCACGGGCGCCGTCGTGGATACCCCGTTGGAATGAACGAATCCCTGAATCGAGGACAACCATGAAAACCATCCTGATGCTGCACGGCATCAACCACAACATGTTCGGCCAGCGCGACCCCGCTCAATACGGCACGGTCACGCTGGCCGAGATCGACGCCTCGCTGCGCAGCCTTGGCAGCCAGCTGGCCTGCGAGGTGGACAGCTTCCAGACCAATTGCGAAGGCGCCATGTGCGAGCGCATCCACCAGGGCTTCAGGGACGGCGTCGATGGCGTGCTCATCAACGCCGGCGCCTGGACGCACTACAGCTACGGCATCCGCGACGCGCTGGCCATGCTCACCGTGCCCGTGGTGGAAATCCACATGAGCAACATCCATGCGCGCGAGAGATTCCGCCATCACTCGGTGTTCGCCGATATCGCCAGGGGCCAGATCTGCGGCTTTGGCGTGGACAGCTATCTGCTGGGATTGCGGGCGGTGCTGTCGTCCGCCGCATAAACGCATGGCACGCAACAGGCCATGCATCTGCTTTTGCACTCCCACGCTCGACGCGCTGTGTGCGGTGACCAGGCTCCATTGAAATGAGCTGCACCGAGTACGGTCGGCACCGCGCCGCCTCCTTCGCCCTGCTGCTGCCGTTGCTGCTGGCCGCGCAGTCGGTCGCCACCGACGGCTATCTGCCGGCCTTGCCCGAGATCGCCCGCGACCTGGGCTCGGCCAGCAGCAGCCTGGCCGTGTTCATGCTGGCCTTCGGCGTCGCCCAACTGGTGTGCGGGCCGCTGGCCGACCGCTTCGGGCGCCGGCCCGTGCTGCTGGCCGGTCTGGCCTGCTATACGGTGGCGGCCGCCGGCTGCGCGCTGGCGGGCAGCGCGGACGCACTGGTGGCCTGGCGCGCCGTGCAGGGCGCGGCCATGGCGGCCATCCTGGTGTGCGCACGGGCGGCGGTTCGCGACCTGTATCCGGTCCATGAAGGGCCGCACATCATGGCCCGAGGCCTGATGGGCCTGGGGCTGGTGGCCCTGGTGGCGCCGATTGCCGGTGCATGGGGAGTCCAGGCCACCGGCTGGCGCTGGGTGCTGGTGGCGATGGGCGTCTACTCGCTCGCGTTGCTGGCGCTGTGCTGGCGCACTTTCAGCGAGACGCGGCAAGTCCTGGGGGCTGCCTCGGTCCTGGCACCCGTATCCACTGGCGGTGTGCGCCAGGTGTTCGCCAACCCCGGCTTTCGCGCCTGGACGGCGCTGGCCGCGACGACCTACGGCGGCATCTTCTGCTTTTTGCTGCTGTCGCCGATGGTGTACGTCGACCTGTTTGGCCTGTCGCCCGTGCTCTACGGCTGGATTCCAGCGGGCGGCTCGCTGGTCTACATCCTCAGCATCACATGGTGCCGGCGTTTGCTGTCGCGGCGCGGGCCGGTGGGCACGGTGCAGTTGGGTGCTGCCTTCAGTCTGCTGGGGGCGTGCATCCAGGTCACCGGCTGCATGCTGGCGCCGGCCTCGCCCGTTCCATTGCTGATAGGGCACGCGGTGTATGCGCTGGGCCATGGCCTGCACCAGCCTTGCGGCCAGGCGGGCGCGGTGGGTGGCCTGCCGCCGCAGCTGGCCGGGCGGGCCGTGTCGTGTTCGGGCTTCGTGATCATGTGCGTGGCCTTCTGCGCCGGCCAGTTGGCGGCGCACTTTGTCGATCCGACGATGCGCCACGGCGCCTGGCCGATGGTGTTGCCCATGGCGCTGGCGGGCGTTGTGCTGGTCTTGATCGCCTTCGTCTGGCTGCCGTGGCTGTACCGGGTGCGGGCGGCGCCAAGGGTTCAGCCCCGGTCATGACACTGTTCAAGCATCCGCGCGATATTCCCCTCGATGCTTCATGAACCGGTGGTAGGACATGCGCAGGTGCAGCTGCATCACCTGGCGTGCCAGCTCCCCATCCCTGGCACGGATGGCGATCACCAGGTCGCAGTGGTGGTGCAGGCTTTGCACCAGCTCCTCGGGCGTGTAGATGTAGAACGACCGCTTGATGATCGGCATGTCGATCATCGTCGCCAGCATGGTCTTGAGGCGCGGAGAGCCTGATGCCTCGATCAGCGCGTGGTGGAAATCCCGGTTGGCGGACTGCACCTCGCCAATGCCGTCTTGGCCAGCGGCAATGCCGGCCTCCATGCGCTGGTTGCAGGCCTCCAGCGCATCGGCCAGCCCCTCGCCGCCGCGCGTGGCCGCGAGGAACGAGGCGTACGGCTCCAGCAGCAGGCGCAGCTGGAAGGTTTCCTCCACATCCCAGTCGCTCCACTCCGACACGCGGATACCCTGGCCCGCGCCATCGGTGGCCAGGCCATCTTCCACCAAGCGGTGCAGCGCATTGCGCACCGGTGTTCGGCTCAGTCCCAGGTCGCGGGCAATGGGCTCCTCCTTGAGCTGTTCGCCGGGTCGGTAGTGGCCGCCGATGAGCCGCTGCCGCAGAACCTCGTACGCCTTGTCTTTCACGTTTTGCACTGTGTTTGCACCGAATGGGTGGGGATGGTGCGCCGATTCTAGGTGACGACGGAAAGGGGTGTTGCGCTTCGCTGCATTCGGAAAAATACAAAACAAGTACAAATATTCGCAGTTCTACGGGAAATCTCTAGAAGGAAGTTGGAGGTGCGCCCCATAGACTGCGCTTAATGTTTTAAATTTGTACTTCTATGAAGATCGCAATACTGGGTGGAGGAATGGTCGGTGCCTGCTACATGCAGGCCTTTGTGGAGCAGGGGCACAGCCTGGTGGGCCTGTGCGACCTGCAGCCCAACGCTGCGGTGGCCGACGCAGTGCAGGCCGCTGGTGCGCAGGTGCATGCTGCGCCCGGCGAGTGGCTGGCCGGGGCCGACGTGGTGGTGAGCGCCGTGTTCGGCACCGTGGCGCGCAGCCTGTTCGAGGCCTGTCTGCCCCATCTGCGCGATGGCGTGGTGTATGTGGACATGACCACGGCCGACCCGCAGGAGATGCGCGAATGTGGCGAGCTGGCCCGGCGCGTCGCCCAGGGCCGGGCGGTGCACTTCGTGGACGTGGCCATCACCGGCGCGGTCAACCTGGGCGGCAGGAAGACGCCGCTGCTCGTGGCCGGTGGCAAGGCCGGTTTTGTACAGGAATTGTTCTTGCCTTTGGGTGGCTCCGTTCGCGTAGTAGGCGGACAGCCGGGCGATGCCGCCGCGCTCAAGCTCCTGCGCAGCATCTACACCAAGGGGACCGAGGCACTGGCCGTGGAGTGCCTGGTGACGGCCCAGCAGATGGGCCTGCGCGAGCAACTGCATGCCGTGCTGCAGGACATCGACGAGACACCGCTGCGCACGCTGATGGAGTCCATGGTGCGCACGCACATCCCGCACTCCGCGCGCCGCCGCAACGAGGTGGCCGAGGCCCGGCAGCAGATGGCCCTCAACGGCCTGGCGCCCATCGCCTTGCCCGCTGTCGAGGCGCTGTTCGCCGCCACGGCCCGGGCGCAAGCGGCCCGGCCGTTCACCGGCACCTCCATCGACGAGGCCATCGATTGGCTGGGCAGCCACGTGCTCGCCAGCCACGCCTGATGAACGCCCCCTGCGCCAACCGACACCATAAAAGGAGACATTCGCAATGACGACCCTGACCCGACGCAACCTGGCCCTCGGCGGCCTGCTGGCACTGACCTCCGCCATCGCCGCCATCGCCGCCATGGCCCCGGCCCATGCCCAGGGCTCCTATCCGCAGCGGCCCATCAGGTTCATCGTGCCCTTTCCGGCGGGTGGCGGCACCGACAACCTCACGCGCTTGGTCGGTACCAAGCTCACCGAGGCCCATGGGTGGCCCATCGTGGTGGAGAACAAGCCCGGTGCCGGTGGCAACCTGGCTCTGGACCAGGTGGCCAAGGCCCCCGCCGACGGCCTGACCCTGGTGATGGCGCAGACCGACAACGTGGTGCTCAACCCGCTGCTGTACTCCAAGCTCACCTACAACCCCGACAAGGACCTGCGCGCCGTGGCCCTGGTCGCAGCCGGCCCGGCCGTGCTCGTGGTGAATGCCGATTCGCCGTACAAGTCCCTGGACGACATCGTCCAGGCGGCGAAGAAAGAGCCCGGGCGCCTGAGCTTTGCCACGCCGGGGACCGGCACCATTTCGCACCTCGTCAGCGAGGCCTGGCAGAAAAGCTCGAATGTGAAGTTCACCCATGTGCCGTTTCGCGGCATGGCACAGGCCATGCCCGACCTGCTGGGCGGGCGCATCGACATGTACATGGGCTCCATCCCCACGCTGCTGTCGCACATCCAGTCGGGCAAGGTGCGCGCCGTTGGCGTGACCACCGCGAGCCGCTCCAAGCTGCTGCCCGACGTGCCGACCTACACCGAATCCGGCATCAAGGGCGTGGAGCTGGCCAGCGTGTGGGGCGTGATGGCCCCGGCAGGCACCTCCGACGCCATCGTCAGGCAGCTCAACGAAGCCATCAACAAGGTGGTGAACGCACCCGACACGGCCAGGAAGATCGCCGACTCCGGCGCCGAACTCATCACCGGCACCCCGCAGGACATGGCCAGGCTCTACGCCAGCGACCGCGCACGCCTGGCACCCATCGTCAAGAGCTCGGGCACCACGCTGGATTGAGCGGCACAGCTTTCATCCCATCCACTCTGAGCAAACACCATGATCGGTCTTCAAATTCTGAAGCGGCAACGCGCTGTCAGCCTGGATATTGCCAGGCACTATCTCGACGTGCCTGTTGCCAACGTCAGCGACTGCATGGCTCGCATGACGGCTGGCGGCGCGCGGTTGCGCCCCATGCACGGCGGCGGGCGCATGGCCGGCCCCGCGTTGACCATCAAGACGCGCCCGGGCGACAACCTCATGCTCCACAAGGCACTTCAACTGGCCAGCCCAGGCGACGTGATCGTGGTGGATGCGGGTGGCGACCTCACCAATGCACTCATCGGAGAAATCATGGTCGGAGACGCCATGCGTCGCCAGCTGGGCGGCATCGTGATCCATGGCGCGATCCGGGACGCCGCATGGATTCGTGCAGGCAGCTTCCCCGTATTCGCAGCGGGCGTCACGCACCGCGGGCCCTACAAGGACGGCCCTGGCGAAATCAATGTGCCCATCGCCATCGATGGCATGGTGATCGAGCCCGGTGACCTCATGATCGGCGATGACGATGGCTTGCTGTGCGTACCGTATGCGCAGGCGCAGGCCTTGCTGGATGCCGCACACGAAAAGCAGGCCGTCGAGGCCAGGATGGTGGCCGACATCGCTGCCGGTACCTACAGCGCGCCATGGATCGACGAGACGCTCAAGCGTCTGGGGTGTCCGATTGAGCCGTAGCGCTGGCGGCGCGGCAGCTCCCATCGCGCGTCTGCTTCAGGCTTCGGTCAGCGCCTTCAGATGGCTCTCGAAGCCGCCCGCGCCGCTGGCCGCGTTCACATGGTCGAAGTAGCCGTACCAGCCGCTGGCCTTGATGCCTGCCAGCAAGGCATCGCGGGCAGCGGTATCGGGAAAGCGCCAGATGCCCAGGAAGCGGTGGGGGCTGGCGTGGTCCAGGCGGCCGTCGGTCTCGGCCAGGGCCAGCACCTGTACGCCCATGGCAGCCAGCCCGCCCATGGCACTGGCAACCCCTTCCAGAAAATGCTGGCGCTGCGCGGCGGGCAGCGCCAGCCAGGCGGGGTTGGGGGAATAGAGCTCGACCAGATAGTGGGACATGGTGTTTCCTGGGGTTGATGCGCCGTGCGCTGGATTTGATGTTTGCATATTATATGGTGGCTAATTATATTTGTCGCCATGGCATGCAGCCTGCACCCCGGCGCTGCCTTCCATCAGGGGTTTGCGCATATCCATATGCGGCAGGCTTGTTTGCGATAGTCGGGCTGACCTTTAGGCTGGCGCGCTTTGACCACGCCATGTCCACCCCCGCCACAACATTCCATTCCGATTCCCGCTCCGGCGCATTTGCCATCTCACCCCAATCCACCACGGCCTTGTACCGCGTCACACCGGGCACGCTGGCGGCCGTGCTGGAGCAACTGCCTGCGGCCCAGGCCCGCTGGGCCCGCGCCGCAGGCTTTGATGCACGGCCGGGCCGTGTTCTCTTGTTGCCTGATCTGCAGCGCGAGGGCACGGCCCTCGCCGGCGTGCTGGTGGGGGTGGACCCGGACCAGCCGCTGTGGCAATTGGCGGGCCTGCCCGGCGCGCTGCCGTCCGGCATCTATGCGCTTGCCGACAGGGATGGAGAGGGCGAGCTGGCCCAGAGGTCGCACCTGCTGCTGGGCTGGGCACTGGGTGCGTTGCCATCGACCAGCCAGGCCAGGCAGCCGGGCGCGGCCCCCCGCCCATGCCCCCCGCAGTTGCTGGCCAGCGCCGATGAGCAGGCCGCCATCGCGCCCATGGCCGCAGCCATCGGCGAAGTGCGCCGCCTGGTCAACCTGCCGGCCAACCTGCTGGGGCCGCAGGAGCTGGCCCTGGCCGTGCAACGGCTGGCCGAGCGCCATGGCGCGCGCTACCGGCAATGGGTGGGCGATGCCTTGCCCGCCGAGGGCTTTGCGCTGGTCCATGCCGTGGGCCGCGCGGCGGCGCAGGCACCGCGCGTTGCCGAACTGACCTGGGGCGATGCCGCGCTGCCCCATGTGGTACTCATCGGCAAGGGCGTGTGCTTTGACAGTGGCGGGCTGGACCTCAAGCCGGCGGCCGGAATGCGCTGGATGAAGAAGGACATGGGCGGGGCGGCCCATGCCATCGCACTGGCGGACCTGGTGATGCAGGCGGGCCTGCGCGTGCACCTGAAGCTGCTGGTGCCTGCGGTCGAGAACGCCGTGGGCGCGGGTGCGCTTCGGCCCGGCGACATCATCGAGGCGGGTGACGGCCGGCGCGTGGAGATGGAGAACACCGATGCCGAAGGCCGTCTTCTCCTGGCCGATGCCCTGCACCACGCCATCCGGACCGCGCCCACGCCTGCTGCCTTGGTGGTCGACCTGGCCACGCTCACGGGCGCCGCGCGCACGGCGCTGGGGCCGGACCTGCCCGCACTGTTCAGCAACCATGACGGCTGGGCCGAAGCCCTGCTGGCCCAGGGCCGAGCGCAGGCCGATCCGTTGTGGCGCCTGCCCCTGTGGGCGCCGTACCGCCGCATGCTCAGGTCCGACCAGGCCGATCTGCTCAACGCCGCCAGCACACCGCACGGCGGTGCCATCACGGCCGCGCTGTTCCTGGAAAGCTTCGTGCCGCCCGAGGTGCCCTGGCTGCATCTGGACCTGTTCGCCTGGAACCAGGAGGAGCGGCCCGGGCGGCCCGAGGGAGGCGAGGCGCAGGGCCTGCGCGCGTTGTTCACGCTGCTGGCGCAGCGCTTTCCCGCGCGCTGAAGCGGTGGGCGGCGGAGCGCTGGCGCCTGCGTCGCCGGTGCATCTGCACCGGGCGCATTTGCATAGGCGCAATCGGGCTTTGCGGCCGGCCGGTGCCTCCACACAATCGCCCGTCTGGTGCAGTCGGCGCGGCGTCCGCCGCGGCCTTTTTCCGCTTCTTTGTCCGGCTGCCGGGACACTCCATGAACCAACGATCCATCCTGCCTCGCACTTTCTCTCTTCGAACCCTGGCGCTGGTGCCCGCCCTGGCTGCAGCCCTGCTGTGCGCACCGCCCGCCCAGGCCGAGACCCTGCGCTGGGCGCGTTCCACCGATGCTTCCACGCTGGACCCGCACGCGCTGAACAACGGCCCCAACCACAACCTGCTGCACCAGATCTACGAGCCGTTGATCATCCGCACGGCCGATGGCAAGCTGCAGCCCACCCTGGCCACCTCCTGGGCGCTGACTGCCGACCCCTCGGTCTGGGAGTTCAAGCTGCGCAAGGGCGTGAAATTCCATGACGGGAGCCTGTTCACGGCCGACGACGTGCTGTTCTCGCTGCGCCGTGCGCGCTCGCCCACATCGGACATGCGCTCGCTTCTGACCTCGATCACCGACGTGACCAAAGTCGATGCCTTCACCGTGCACATCAAGACCAACGGGCCCAACCCGCTGCTGCCCGCCAGCCTCATCAACATCCAGATCCTGAGCGCCGCCTGGGCCAAGGCCCATGGTGCCGAGCAGCCACAGAATGCGCTGGCCAAGGAAGAGAACTTCGCCACGCGCAACGCCAACGGCACGGGTCCCTACGTCATCGCCTCGCGCGAACAGGACACGCGCACCGTGCTGCGGCAGTTCCCCGGCTACTGGGGCCGGGGCCAGTTTCCGCTGGAGATCGACGAGCTGGTCTACCTGCCCATCAAGTCCCAGTCCACGCGCGTGGCGGCCCTGCTGTCGGGCGAGGTGGACTTCGTGCAGGATCTGCCCATCCAGGACATCGCGCGGCTGAGTGCCGATCCGCGCTTTCGCATCAACCAGGCGGCCGAGAACCGCACCATCTTCCTGGGCCTGAACGTGGGGGCAGCGCCGCTGGCCAACTCCGATGTAAAGGACAGGAACCCGCTGGCGGACCTGCGCGTGCGCCAGGCCTTCCAGCTGGCCATCGACCGCAACGCCATCCAGCGCGCCGTGATGCGGGGCCTGTCCGTGCCCACCAACATCATTGCGCCGCCCTTCGTGCACGGCTACGAGAAATCCTTCGGCGCCGTGGGCCGCACGGACCCGGCCCAGGCCAGGAAGCTGCTGGCCGAGGCCGGCTACCCCAACGGCTTCGCCCTGACCCTGCACTGCACCAACGACCGCTACCTGAACGACGAGGCCATCTGCCAGGCCGTGGCGGGGTTCCTGGGCCGCATCGGCGTGAAGACCACCGTCTCCTCGCGGCCGCTGGCCATCCAGACGGCGGCGATCAACAACCAGGAGACCGATTTCTATCTCTATGGCTGGGGCGTTCCCACCTATGACTCGGCCTATGTCTTCGACTATCTGGTGCACACGCGCGGCAAGAACGGCCGGGGCAACACCAATGCCACGCGCTACAGCAATGCCGAGCTGGACAGCAAGATCGTCTCCCTGGCCTCCGAGGGCGACACGCGCAGGCGCGATGCCACCATCCACTCCATCTGGTCCACGGTGCAAAAGGAGTTGATCTACCTGCCCCTGCACGACCAGATCCAGACCTATGCCATGGTGCGCAAGTTCGACATCCCGGTGAATCCGTCGAACACGCCGTACTTCAAGCTGTTCAAGCAGCCGGGCACGCGCCAGGCGACGGTGGCCGGCGCGCAGTGAGGTCGGGATCGCGCCCTTCAGGCCGTGGCCCGCGCGGGAAGCGGCCGGTCGACCTCCACCGTCACATGCACCAGTTCCCCGTGCATGCCCGGCAGGCGGCGCACGGTGTCGGGCTGCACGTCGGCGGCTGCATCCCGGGCCACGATGCAGGCGCAGTGCGCCTTGCCCACGCGCCAGCACCTGGCCGATGGCGAGGCCTCCGGCGCCGACAGGCAGGACGATGCGGACCTGGTGCTGTCCATGATGCGTTCGTACATGAGGTGACCTGCGCCCGGTCCCGCGCGCATTGATGCATGACATCGCACAATCGCCGCGCAAGCCTCAGCAATCCACACGCCCATCGCTCCTACGCTCGCACCCTTGTCAATGCAGGAGTGCGAACGGATATGGACTGGATGGTATGGGGGCTGCTGGCCGGCCTGGTGCTGGGGACTTATGACTTTCTGACCAAGCTGGCGCTGGCGGAGAAATCCGTGGTCGAGGTGGTGTTCTGGTGCTGTGCCATCGGGGCACTGCTGTGGCTGCCGCTGCTGTGCCTGCCGGCCCGCATGGCCCCCGCGCTGCGCGATCTGGGACTGGCGCCCGGCGTGCTGGACGGCCGCCAGCAGATGCTGCTGCTGCCCAAGTCGCTGATGATGGTGGCCACCTGGGTGCTTTCGTACTACGCGGTGAAGGCCTTGCCGCTGTCCATCTCGGCCGGAGTGCGTGCCAGCGGACCGCTATGGACGGCGCTGGGCGCGGTGCTGCTGCTGTCCGAGCAACTGGGCTGGTGGCAGTGGCTGGGGCTGGCCGTCTCCATGGCGGCGTACTACCTGTTTTCGCTGATCGGGCGCAGGGAGGGCATACGCTTCGGCAGCAACCTCTGGGTGCTGTGCATGCTGGCGGCCACGTTGCTGTCGTCGGCCAATGCCCTGTATGACAAGCACATCCTGGCCACGCTGCGCATGGACCTGGCAGCCGTCCAGGCCTGGTCGGCGCTGCAGCGCGCGGCACTGGCCCTGCTGCTCCTGCCCTGGGTCTGGCGCACGCTGGAGCTGCGCAGCCTGCTGGGCCGCAACTGGCCGGTGCCCGCCATCGCCTTCGCCTATGTGCTGGCCGAATACCTCTATCTGGCCGCCGTGCAGATGGATGGCGCCCAGATCGCCGTGATCTCGGTGCTCAGGCGCGCCAACCTGATCATGGTGTTCGCGCTGTCGGCGCTGTTCTTCGCGGAGCAGCACATCCGCGCGAAGATGGTCGCCATCGGCGGCGTGCTGCTGGGCATCGCGCTGACCATGGCGCGGTAGGCGCGGCCTTGCCTGCGCCTGTTGCGACACCGCTCACGGTGGCTGCGCCGCCAACGCGCGTATCCAGTCCATGACCATGGGGCCATGGCGCGAGAGCATGGCGCGCTCGGAGGCCAGCAGGAAATAGCGCTGCTCGCAGGGGATGGCGATGTCCGAGACGCGCACCAGACTGCCCTCGGCCAGCAGGCGCTGGACCAGGGAGCGGCGCCCCAGCGCGATGCCCTGCAGGTTCAGGGCCGCGTCCAGCATGAGGCCGGTGTCCGTGTAGCTCAGCTGGCGCCGCGTCGCCGGGATGCGCAGGCCTGCCGCCTGCAGCCAGGGATCCCAGGGCTGGCGGCTGTGCGACAGCAGGCTGGCGCGTCCGAACAGGGCGGCCAGCCCCAGGCCGTCGAACGGCTCCAGATAGCGTGGTGCGGCCACGGCGAACCACTCATCGTCCAGCAGGTGCTCGCAATGGAAGGCCTGGGGCGCTTGGTGCGCGAAGCGGATGGCGATGTCGGCCTCGCCCTGTTCGAGCTGGACGTTGCGCGTGGTCGGATCGATGGCGACGGACACGGCCGGGTGGCTGTGGTGAAAGGCCGTGAGCGCCGGCACCAGGCGCAGGCGCGCGAACGAGGGCAGGGCGCTGATGCGCACCACGTCGCGCTCATGCGTGAATCGGCCGAAGGCCGCCTCCAGGGCCTCCAGCGGGGCGCGGATCTGCTGGTGCAGCCAGGTGCCTTGCGGGCTCAGCGCCACCGCGCGCGTGCTGCGGTGGAACAAGGTGGCGCCCACGAGCCTTTCCAGCTCGCGGATGCGGTGGCTGACCGCGCTGTGCGACAGGTGCAGGTCTTCGGCCGCCTGGTTGAAGCTCTGGTGGCGGGCCACGGCGTCGAAGGCGGCAAGCAGGTGGACGGGTGGAATGTTGCGCATGGATCGCCGGCATCGTACTGGAGGCGGGCGCCCGGTGCGGGCCTGCTTCGGAATTTGCAAACGGTGACCCATGAAAACCGTCCATCTCGGGCCGGACGGCCGTTTCGCAGCGGACAATCACCGGGCCGCGAATGCCGCAGGATTTCGATCGTCCTGCGGCATGCGCCGGCCAGCCAAGGACCATTGCGCATGACAGAAGACAACCGCCGAGACTCCCCCGCCGCCGAAGCCCATGCCAGCCCGGTGCCCGGACCTTCGATTTCGCTGCGCATCGGCACCGTGGCCAGGCTCAATCTCGCCGACTTCCAGAATGCCGTGCCCGCGCTGCTGGAGCTGGTGGTCGTCAACGACGGCGCCGAGCCGCTGCAGGGCCTGAGCCTGCAGCTGGACTGCGAGCCGGCTTTCATCCAGCCGCGCACCTGGCACCTGGAGTCGGTGGCGGCGCACGGCAGCTATGCGCTCACCGATCTGGACGTGGTGCTCAATGGCGCCTTGCTCTCGCGCCTGACCGAGGCGGAGTCCGCCGTGCTGCGGCTGGAGCTGCGCGCAAGCTGCCGCAGCGGCACGGGCCAGGCCGGTCCGGTGCTGGCCCGGCATGAACACCCGGTGGAACTGCTGGCGCGCAACCAGTGGGGCGGCCTGGGCCATCTGCCCGAGATGGTGGCGGCCTTCGTGCAGCCCAACGACCCGGCCGTGGATCGCCTCCTCAAGGCCGCCGCGCAGGCGCTGCAGGCCAGCGGCCGGCCCGGTGCCATCGATGGCTACGAGCAAGGGCCCGAGCGGGCGTGGGAGCTGGCCTCCGGCCTCTGGACCGCCGTGCTCCAGCAGAAACTGCATTACGCGCTGCCACCGGCCAGCTTCGAGCATGCGGGCCAGAAGATCCGGAGCACGGGCCAGGTGCTGGATGCGGGCCTGGCGACCTGCCTGGACCTGGCGCTGCTGTTCGCCTCCTGCCTGGAGCAGGCGCATCTCCATCCCCTGCTGCTCTTCACGCGCGGCCATGCCTTCGTAGGCCTGTGGCTGGGCCCGCAGGAGTTTTCCACGGCCGTGGTTGATGACGTCACCGCCGTGCGCAAGCGCCTCAGGCTGCGGGAGCTGGTGGTCTTCGAGGCCACGCTGGCCGCCCAGGGCCAGGCCGTGGCCTTCAGCCAGGCCATTGCCCAGGGAGCCCGCCAGCTGTCCGAGGAGCAGGAGGACCGGTTCGAGCTGCTGGTGGACGTGCGGCGCGCGCGCATGCAGCGCATCCGGCCGCTGGCTCTGGCGCAGCCGCAGGAGGACGGGGCCGCGTCGGCCGAGGGCGAGAGCGATGGCGCAGGCGAGCCCGCGCTCACGGTGGAACCGCCTCCGCAACTGCCGCCGCGGGGCCTGGCCCGGGAGGTGCCCACGGCCGAACTCGATCCCAGGGACAGGCTGGCGCGCTGGCAGCGCCGG
It encodes:
- the aroQ gene encoding type II 3-dehydroquinate dehydratase, whose amino-acid sequence is MKTILMLHGINHNMFGQRDPAQYGTVTLAEIDASLRSLGSQLACEVDSFQTNCEGAMCERIHQGFRDGVDGVLINAGAWTHYSYGIRDALAMLTVPVVEIHMSNIHARERFRHHSVFADIARGQICGFGVDSYLLGLRAVLSSAA
- a CDS encoding MFS transporter — encoded protein: MSCTEYGRHRAASFALLLPLLLAAQSVATDGYLPALPEIARDLGSASSSLAVFMLAFGVAQLVCGPLADRFGRRPVLLAGLACYTVAAAGCALAGSADALVAWRAVQGAAMAAILVCARAAVRDLYPVHEGPHIMARGLMGLGLVALVAPIAGAWGVQATGWRWVLVAMGVYSLALLALCWRTFSETRQVLGAASVLAPVSTGGVRQVFANPGFRAWTALAATTYGGIFCFLLLSPMVYVDLFGLSPVLYGWIPAGGSLVYILSITWCRRLLSRRGPVGTVQLGAAFSLLGACIQVTGCMLAPASPVPLLIGHAVYALGHGLHQPCGQAGAVGGLPPQLAGRAVSCSGFVIMCVAFCAGQLAAHFVDPTMRHGAWPMVLPMALAGVVLVLIAFVWLPWLYRVRAAPRVQPRS
- a CDS encoding GntR family transcriptional regulator, which codes for MQNVKDKAYEVLRQRLIGGHYRPGEQLKEEPIARDLGLSRTPVRNALHRLVEDGLATDGAGQGIRVSEWSDWDVEETFQLRLLLEPYASFLAATRGGEGLADALEACNQRMEAGIAAGQDGIGEVQSANRDFHHALIEASGSPRLKTMLATMIDMPIIKRSFYIYTPEELVQSLHHHCDLVIAIRARDGELARQVMQLHLRMSYHRFMKHRGEYRADA
- a CDS encoding NAD(P)-dependent oxidoreductase → MKIAILGGGMVGACYMQAFVEQGHSLVGLCDLQPNAAVADAVQAAGAQVHAAPGEWLAGADVVVSAVFGTVARSLFEACLPHLRDGVVYVDMTTADPQEMRECGELARRVAQGRAVHFVDVAITGAVNLGGRKTPLLVAGGKAGFVQELFLPLGGSVRVVGGQPGDAAALKLLRSIYTKGTEALAVECLVTAQQMGLREQLHAVLQDIDETPLRTLMESMVRTHIPHSARRRNEVAEARQQMALNGLAPIALPAVEALFAATARAQAARPFTGTSIDEAIDWLGSHVLASHA
- a CDS encoding Bug family tripartite tricarboxylate transporter substrate binding protein, with the translated sequence MTTLTRRNLALGGLLALTSAIAAIAAMAPAHAQGSYPQRPIRFIVPFPAGGGTDNLTRLVGTKLTEAHGWPIVVENKPGAGGNLALDQVAKAPADGLTLVMAQTDNVVLNPLLYSKLTYNPDKDLRAVALVAAGPAVLVVNADSPYKSLDDIVQAAKKEPGRLSFATPGTGTISHLVSEAWQKSSNVKFTHVPFRGMAQAMPDLLGGRIDMYMGSIPTLLSHIQSGKVRAVGVTTASRSKLLPDVPTYTESGIKGVELASVWGVMAPAGTSDAIVRQLNEAINKVVNAPDTARKIADSGAELITGTPQDMARLYASDRARLAPIVKSSGTTLD
- a CDS encoding RraA family protein; protein product: MIGLQILKRQRAVSLDIARHYLDVPVANVSDCMARMTAGGARLRPMHGGGRMAGPALTIKTRPGDNLMLHKALQLASPGDVIVVDAGGDLTNALIGEIMVGDAMRRQLGGIVIHGAIRDAAWIRAGSFPVFAAGVTHRGPYKDGPGEINVPIAIDGMVIEPGDLMIGDDDGLLCVPYAQAQALLDAAHEKQAVEARMVADIAAGTYSAPWIDETLKRLGCPIEP
- a CDS encoding DUF6616 family protein — translated: MSHYLVELYSPNPAWLALPAAQRQHFLEGVASAMGGLAAMGVQVLALAETDGRLDHASPHRFLGIWRFPDTAARDALLAGIKASGWYGYFDHVNAASGAGGFESHLKALTEA
- a CDS encoding leucyl aminopeptidase family protein → MSTPATTFHSDSRSGAFAISPQSTTALYRVTPGTLAAVLEQLPAAQARWARAAGFDARPGRVLLLPDLQREGTALAGVLVGVDPDQPLWQLAGLPGALPSGIYALADRDGEGELAQRSHLLLGWALGALPSTSQARQPGAAPRPCPPQLLASADEQAAIAPMAAAIGEVRRLVNLPANLLGPQELALAVQRLAERHGARYRQWVGDALPAEGFALVHAVGRAAAQAPRVAELTWGDAALPHVVLIGKGVCFDSGGLDLKPAAGMRWMKKDMGGAAHAIALADLVMQAGLRVHLKLLVPAVENAVGAGALRPGDIIEAGDGRRVEMENTDAEGRLLLADALHHAIRTAPTPAALVVDLATLTGAARTALGPDLPALFSNHDGWAEALLAQGRAQADPLWRLPLWAPYRRMLRSDQADLLNAASTPHGGAITAALFLESFVPPEVPWLHLDLFAWNQEERPGRPEGGEAQGLRALFTLLAQRFPAR